In Thermodesulfobacteriota bacterium, the following proteins share a genomic window:
- a CDS encoding nitrilase-related carbon-nitrogen hydrolase, giving the protein MKDMRVAMVTCRCPAGDFRRNLDNTVSWTLQAKSAGAAMVCFPELNISGYGLRFGDYRKVAEHFPDITAELSGLAQRENMTVLAGTVRQDKTSDLLLPCHVTAFAHGGIEIYDKLHIAPPETFSFVPGNSVPLFGDQRFRFGIQLCYDAHFPELSTRMALMGADAIFFPHASPRGATSQEKFDSWMRHLTARAYDNGLFVAACNQSGDNGVGLAFQGVALVIGPDGKIMDSLLGPDQMLVVDLPAADLANVRDHRMRYFLPNRRPDIYGTD; this is encoded by the coding sequence ATGAAAGACATGCGCGTGGCGATGGTCACCTGCCGCTGTCCGGCCGGTGACTTCCGCCGCAATCTTGACAACACCGTTTCCTGGACCCTTCAGGCCAAATCCGCCGGAGCGGCCATGGTCTGCTTTCCGGAGTTGAATATTTCCGGGTATGGACTCCGTTTCGGCGACTACCGCAAAGTGGCGGAACATTTTCCGGATATCACCGCTGAACTGTCCGGCCTGGCCCAACGGGAGAACATGACGGTTCTGGCCGGCACCGTCCGGCAGGATAAAACCAGCGATCTGCTTCTGCCCTGCCATGTGACGGCCTTTGCCCACGGCGGCATCGAAATTTACGACAAGCTGCATATCGCGCCGCCGGAAACTTTTTCCTTTGTGCCCGGCAATTCGGTTCCGCTTTTCGGGGACCAGCGGTTCCGGTTCGGCATTCAACTCTGTTATGACGCCCATTTCCCGGAATTATCCACCCGCATGGCCTTGATGGGCGCCGACGCGATTTTTTTCCCCCATGCTTCCCCGCGGGGCGCCACCTCCCAGGAGAAGTTTGACTCCTGGATGCGTCATCTCACGGCCCGGGCCTATGACAACGGTCTGTTCGTGGCGGCCTGCAACCAGTCGGGCGACAATGGCGTCGGGCTGGCGTTCCAGGGGGTGGCCCTGGTCATCGGGCCGGACGGAAAGATAATGGACAGTCTGCTGGGGCCGGACCAGATGCTGGTGGTCGACCTTCCGGCCGCCGACCTTGCCAACGTCCGCGATCACCGCATGCGCTATTTCCTTCCCAACCGCCGGCCGGACATCTACGGCACGGATTGA
- a CDS encoding AsnC family transcriptional regulator: MELDAVDKRIINSIQSDFPIDKEPFKKIAGDLGITEEEVLTRVRVLKDAGIIRRIGGNFAPDKLGYVSTLCAARVPAEKLDAFAEAVNTYSGVTHNYVRDDDVNVWFTFIAPSMDRIEESLAEIRRRTGVAEIMSLPATRVFKIKAEFVL, encoded by the coding sequence ATGGAGCTTGACGCCGTCGACAAGCGGATTATAAATTCGATCCAGTCGGATTTCCCGATAGACAAAGAGCCGTTTAAAAAGATTGCCGGGGATTTGGGGATAACCGAAGAGGAGGTGCTGACCCGGGTGAGGGTGTTAAAGGACGCCGGCATCATCCGGCGGATCGGCGGGAATTTTGCCCCGGACAAGCTCGGGTATGTCAGCACCCTGTGCGCGGCCCGGGTGCCGGCGGAAAAGCTGGATGCCTTTGCCGAAGCGGTCAATACCTATTCCGGGGTCACTCACAATTATGTCCGGGATGACGACGTTAACGTCTGGTTCACGTTTATCGCGCCTTCCATGGACCGGATCGAAGAGAGCCTGGCGGAGATCCGGCGCCGGACCGGGGTGGCCGAGATCATGAGCCTTCCCGCCACCAGGGTGTTTAAGATCAAGGCGGAGTTCGTCCTTTGA
- a CDS encoding TusE/DsrC/DsvC family sulfur relay protein: MATIEFQGKTFNVDEDGFIESYKEFCEEWVQWVKKEEGIEELNEEHRQVIKILQDYYEKNGIAPMVRILSKLTGFKLKHIYELFPSGPGKGACKMAGLPKPTGCV, translated from the coding sequence ATGGCAACAATTGAATTCCAGGGCAAGACATTTAACGTGGATGAAGACGGTTTTATTGAATCCTATAAAGAATTCTGTGAAGAATGGGTTCAGTGGGTAAAGAAGGAAGAAGGCATTGAGGAACTGAACGAGGAACATCGTCAGGTCATCAAGATCCTTCAGGACTATTACGAGAAAAACGGCATCGCTCCCATGGTCCGTATTCTTTCCAAGCTCACCGGTTTCAAACTGAAACACATCTATGAGCTGTTCCCCTCAGGACCGGGCAAGGGAGCCTGCAAAATGGCCGGACTGCCCAAGCCGACCGGTTGCGTGTAA
- a CDS encoding FAD/NAD(P)-binding protein — MRNPYLPYPVRIDDIKTETEDRSLKTFKFVFIDPADEDKFAYQAGQFAELSVTGKGEIPIGIASSPVEKGFVKFTVNRAGVVTTHLHNMRVGDVMGIRGPLGNSYPWKMLQGKNVLIVGGGFAFTTLRSSIVYMLDPANRKNYGNIDVVYGARTPGMLLYLDELAEWEKRNDINMHITVDGTKDPSWKYHVGFVPPVVEEFAPKGGPDSYAIICGPPVMIKFTLPVLEKLGYGHDNIIMSLENRMKCGIGMCGRCNIGKELVCKDGPVFTLSELNRTPKEY, encoded by the coding sequence ATGCGCAATCCATATCTGCCTTATCCGGTTCGCATTGATGATATAAAAACAGAGACCGAAGACCGCAGCTTAAAGACGTTCAAATTCGTTTTCATCGATCCCGCGGACGAGGACAAGTTCGCCTACCAGGCGGGCCAGTTCGCCGAGCTGTCGGTCACCGGCAAGGGCGAAATTCCCATCGGCATCGCTTCTTCTCCGGTGGAAAAAGGGTTTGTGAAGTTCACGGTCAACCGGGCCGGCGTGGTGACGACCCACCTGCACAACATGCGCGTGGGAGATGTCATGGGCATCCGCGGGCCCCTGGGGAACAGCTATCCCTGGAAGATGCTGCAGGGGAAAAACGTCCTGATCGTCGGCGGCGGTTTTGCCTTTACCACGCTGCGCTCGTCCATCGTTTACATGCTCGATCCGGCCAACCGCAAGAATTACGGTAATATAGACGTGGTCTACGGCGCCCGCACCCCGGGCATGCTCCTGTATCTTGACGAACTGGCCGAGTGGGAGAAACGGAACGATATCAACATGCACATTACGGTGGACGGCACCAAGGATCCGAGCTGGAAATACCATGTCGGTTTCGTGCCGCCGGTGGTCGAGGAGTTCGCTCCCAAGGGCGGCCCGGACAGCTACGCCATTATCTGCGGTCCACCGGTCATGATCAAATTCACCCTGCCGGTTTTAGAAAAGCTGGGATACGGTCATGACAATATCATCATGTCCCTGGAAAACCGGATGAAATGCGGGATCGGCATGTGCGGCCGGTGCAATATCGGCAAAGAACTGGTATGCAAGGACGGGCCGGTGTTTACGCTGTCCGAGTTGAACCGGACCCCGAAAGAATATTAG
- a CDS encoding 4Fe-4S dicluster domain-containing protein, which produces MAKTIKIDKQKWRDEFARVADKYRVIAPQIQDGVCDFRQLEKGETPELNFSNTRLSPKAVTFPQTETLFEYTLDPADPDCNIMKSPAGEPMPTAVVGIRPCDARAMTLVKLNFDTPDYQDPYWLKRYEATTFVGLACDNPCPTCFCSSVGGGPYDETGLDMLLADRGDFLLAKSLTPKGDEFLKTGGWDAPAGAADDLAAAGKAAAEKITTAVPTDKLAEKSLLDLYNAPFWSSLGFSCINCGTCTFLCPTCWCFDIQDENHRKKGVRMRNWDSCMFPLFTVHTTGHNPRGEKIQRVRQRFMHKLKYFLDKYQAGVMCTGCGRCVRKCPVNIDIRAVCKMMNSYEASNQPSCKAS; this is translated from the coding sequence ATGGCGAAAACAATCAAGATAGACAAACAGAAATGGCGCGATGAGTTTGCCCGCGTGGCGGATAAGTACCGCGTGATCGCTCCTCAAATCCAGGACGGCGTCTGTGACTTCCGTCAACTGGAAAAAGGCGAAACGCCGGAGCTGAACTTTTCCAATACGCGGCTTTCTCCCAAGGCGGTGACGTTCCCGCAGACCGAGACCCTGTTCGAATACACCCTCGATCCGGCCGATCCGGATTGCAATATCATGAAATCGCCCGCGGGGGAACCGATGCCCACGGCGGTGGTGGGCATACGGCCCTGCGATGCCCGGGCCATGACCCTGGTGAAGCTGAACTTTGACACGCCCGATTATCAGGACCCTTACTGGCTCAAGCGGTATGAGGCGACTACCTTCGTGGGCCTGGCCTGTGACAATCCCTGCCCGACCTGCTTCTGCTCTTCGGTCGGCGGCGGTCCCTATGATGAAACCGGGCTGGACATGCTCCTGGCTGACCGCGGGGATTTTCTGCTGGCCAAATCCCTGACCCCCAAGGGTGACGAATTCCTGAAAACCGGCGGATGGGATGCCCCGGCCGGAGCGGCCGACGATCTGGCGGCGGCGGGGAAAGCCGCCGCGGAGAAGATCACCACCGCCGTCCCCACGGACAAACTGGCGGAGAAATCACTCCTGGATCTGTATAATGCGCCGTTCTGGTCATCCCTCGGGTTTTCCTGTATTAATTGCGGTACCTGCACCTTCCTCTGCCCCACCTGCTGGTGCTTTGACATCCAGGACGAGAATCACCGGAAAAAGGGCGTGCGGATGCGCAACTGGGACAGTTGCATGTTCCCCCTGTTCACGGTGCATACCACCGGTCACAACCCCCGGGGTGAGAAGATTCAGCGGGTCCGTCAGCGGTTTATGCACAAACTCAAATATTTTCTGGATAAATATCAGGCGGGTGTCATGTGTACCGGTTGCGGCCGCTGCGTTCGCAAGTGCCCGGTCAACATCGACATCCGCGCGGTCTGTAAAATGATGAACAGCTATGAAGCTTCCAATCAGCCGTCATGCAAGGCGTCATGA
- a CDS encoding 4Fe-4S ferredoxin — protein MQSYTEKIREIAKKLLAEKRVDMVVGFTGGTLPMTSVPFCARTPEEAETLHYDGFCGANLANYLTDRKEKIGIVARGCESRSVLNHIVENKITREQLVVIGVPCTGMVDRKKVEALYDGVITEVADQGDTLLVRGSGGEKKIDRATVADTTCAVCVHRNPVVHDELVGEPVKEQDGAVRYEMVEAVEKMSSEERWNFFEDIFSSCIRCYACRNACPLCYCPTCFVDEAKPQWVGKGQDEIDVRTFHFLRAYHCAGRCVDCGACVRACPMNINVRLLTKKLEKDCLELFNWESGMTTDKRPALDGFSSNDPGDFIK, from the coding sequence ATGCAGTCATATACTGAAAAAATAAGAGAGATCGCGAAAAAGCTCCTTGCCGAAAAGCGCGTCGACATGGTGGTCGGGTTTACCGGCGGTACCCTGCCGATGACATCCGTCCCCTTTTGCGCCCGGACCCCGGAGGAGGCGGAGACGCTTCATTATGACGGTTTCTGCGGCGCCAATCTGGCCAATTATCTGACGGATCGGAAGGAGAAGATCGGGATTGTGGCCAGGGGCTGCGAATCGAGAAGCGTGCTCAACCATATCGTGGAGAACAAAATCACCCGCGAGCAACTGGTGGTGATCGGCGTGCCCTGCACGGGAATGGTCGACCGGAAGAAGGTGGAAGCCCTTTACGATGGCGTGATTACAGAGGTGGCGGACCAGGGAGATACGTTGCTGGTCAGGGGAAGCGGCGGGGAGAAGAAGATCGACCGGGCGACCGTGGCGGACACGACCTGCGCGGTCTGCGTTCATCGCAATCCCGTCGTCCATGACGAGCTGGTCGGCGAGCCCGTCAAGGAACAGGACGGCGCCGTCCGTTATGAGATGGTCGAAGCCGTGGAAAAGATGTCTTCCGAGGAAAGATGGAACTTTTTTGAAGATATTTTTTCTTCCTGTATACGCTGTTATGCCTGCCGCAATGCCTGTCCCCTGTGCTATTGCCCGACCTGTTTCGTGGATGAGGCCAAACCTCAGTGGGTGGGCAAGGGCCAGGACGAAATCGATGTCCGTACCTTCCATTTTCTGAGGGCCTATCACTGCGCCGGAAGATGCGTGGACTGCGGCGCCTGCGTCCGGGCCTGTCCCATGAACATCAATGTCCGGCTGCTGACCAAGAAGCTGGAAAAGGACTGCCTGGAACTGTTCAACTGGGAATCCGGCATGACCACCGATAAGCGTCCCGCGCTGGACGGTTTTTCATCCAATGATCCCGGAGATTTTATCAAATAG
- a CDS encoding hydrogenase iron-sulfur subunit: MADWEPKIVAFLCNWCSYGAADLAGVSRMQYPPNIRVVRLPCTGRMSPKFALAALREGADAVWVSGUHPGECHYLEGNYYARRKFALFKNLMEYMGVEPGRLHFSWISSAESTKFVRVVEEVTAEVKKVGPNTRYAKKEIKGT, encoded by the coding sequence ATGGCTGACTGGGAACCGAAAATCGTAGCCTTCCTGTGTAACTGGTGCAGTTACGGCGCGGCCGATCTGGCCGGCGTCAGCAGGATGCAGTATCCCCCCAATATCCGGGTGGTCCGGCTGCCCTGCACCGGCCGCATGAGCCCCAAGTTCGCCCTGGCCGCTTTGCGGGAAGGTGCCGACGCCGTCTGGGTGTCGGGGTGACATCCGGGTGAATGCCATTACCTGGAAGGTAATTATTACGCGAGAAGAAAGTTTGCGCTGTTCAAGAACCTGATGGAATACATGGGGGTCGAACCCGGCCGGCTCCATTTCTCATGGATATCGTCGGCGGAATCCACCAAGTTCGTGAGGGTGGTCGAGGAAGTGACCGCGGAGGTCAAGAAAGTCGGCCCGAACACGCGTTACGCCAAGAAAGAGATCAAGGGAACGTGA
- a CDS encoding FAD-dependent oxidoreductase: MIKFKLNGKEVQAEEGQYILQVAEKYGVEIPTMCHHKALTPAGMCRLCTVELFDGRRTKFVTACNYPVWEGMEVRTDTESVHQGRKLIVEMLYARCPEVPILKKLAGQYGIEKPRFKLENDDCILCGLCVRMCEKMGNSAISLTGRGVEMKVDTPFHVQTDICMACGACAFVCPTGHITIDKIKERISTRTSRLIPSEYDMGLKGRKPIYVPYAQAVPNMPAIDRDVCMHFKTGGCQVCQEFCGVDAIDHAMQDEIVELDVGSIILAPGFTPFDPTRFDNYNYAKLPNVVTSMEFERILSASGPMGGHLVRISDHKEPKKIAWFQCVGSRDMNKCDNAYCSSVCCMYAIKEAMIAKEHAPYDLDCAIFFMDMRTHGKEFERYYNKAQADGVRFVRSRVHTVNTVPESDDLEVRYVTDDGEIKNEVFDMIVLSVGLEISKETRELAERLGIELTPGNFTRTSTFTPVDTSKPGIFVCGAFQGPKDIPQAVVDSSAAAAAAGEILSTARNTRTKSKESVPQTNVVGDRPRIGVFVCRCGSNIGGVIDVPSVAAYAATLPYVEFATDNMYSCSQDAQSGLADLIRDKNLNRIVVAACTPKTHEPLFQETLLDAGLNKYLFEMTNIRNHDSWVHKNNPQVATEKAKDLVRMAVCKVALMKPLKEAQLEVNPVALVVGGGISGMVTARSLSGQGYETHLVEKEGRLGGQALNLYKTIQDEDIQKNLAAMIDDVRRDDKIHVHLNSKIVNVNGFVGNFETMIEASDKGQETIKHGVAILATGGAPLQTEEYGLGRDDRIVSTFGLDKKLMDHDPSLKKIGTAAFIQCVGSREPNRPYCSRVCCTHSIHNALELKKLNPDMGVYILYRDIRTYGEREYLYKEARKAGVIFIRYSLENKPQVTADDKIRIRVTDHVLGLPVEIEADLLTLATAIVPSDNEKLAGFFKVPLNDDGLFVEKHAKLGPSEFATDGVYLCGLAHYPKPIDESIAQSKAAASRAVTLLSQKVVFASGTVAEVNPAVCSACGVCVSICPYSAPSFIPADARFFAGKAQINPVLCKGCGLCVASCRSGAIALNGFDNDQIFAQIFALKEAG; this comes from the coding sequence ATGATTAAGTTTAAGCTGAACGGCAAAGAAGTCCAGGCGGAAGAAGGTCAGTATATACTTCAGGTGGCGGAAAAGTACGGGGTGGAAATCCCGACCATGTGTCACCATAAGGCGCTGACGCCGGCGGGGATGTGCCGGCTTTGTACCGTTGAACTGTTTGACGGTCGGCGGACCAAGTTCGTCACGGCCTGCAACTATCCGGTCTGGGAAGGCATGGAAGTGCGGACCGACACGGAATCCGTTCATCAGGGCAGAAAGCTGATCGTGGAAATGCTTTATGCCCGGTGTCCCGAGGTCCCCATACTGAAAAAACTGGCCGGGCAGTACGGCATTGAAAAGCCGCGTTTTAAACTGGAGAACGATGATTGCATCCTGTGCGGTCTGTGCGTGCGTATGTGCGAAAAGATGGGCAACAGCGCCATCAGCCTGACCGGCCGCGGGGTCGAAATGAAGGTGGACACGCCCTTTCACGTCCAGACGGATATCTGCATGGCCTGCGGCGCCTGCGCTTTTGTCTGTCCCACCGGCCATATCACCATCGACAAGATCAAGGAGCGGATATCCACCCGGACGTCACGGCTGATTCCTTCGGAATACGACATGGGCCTGAAGGGCCGCAAGCCGATCTATGTGCCCTATGCCCAGGCCGTTCCCAACATGCCGGCCATCGACCGGGATGTGTGCATGCATTTCAAGACCGGCGGATGCCAGGTGTGCCAGGAGTTCTGCGGCGTGGACGCCATCGATCATGCCATGCAGGATGAGATTGTCGAACTGGACGTGGGCTCCATTATCCTGGCGCCCGGGTTCACCCCTTTTGATCCGACCCGGTTTGACAACTATAATTACGCCAAGCTCCCCAATGTCGTCACCTCCATGGAGTTTGAACGCATTCTTTCCGCCTCCGGCCCCATGGGCGGCCACCTGGTCAGGATATCCGACCATAAGGAGCCGAAAAAAATCGCCTGGTTCCAGTGCGTCGGCTCCAGGGATATGAACAAGTGTGATAATGCCTATTGCTCCTCGGTATGCTGCATGTACGCCATCAAGGAGGCCATGATCGCCAAGGAACACGCGCCTTACGACCTGGACTGCGCCATTTTCTTCATGGACATGCGGACCCATGGCAAGGAATTCGAACGATACTACAACAAGGCCCAGGCGGACGGCGTGCGCTTTGTCCGCAGCCGGGTGCATACGGTTAATACGGTTCCGGAATCCGATGACCTGGAAGTCCGTTATGTGACCGATGACGGCGAGATTAAAAACGAAGTGTTCGACATGATCGTTCTGTCCGTCGGCCTGGAGATTTCTAAAGAGACCCGGGAACTGGCGGAGCGGCTGGGGATTGAACTGACCCCGGGTAATTTCACCAGAACGTCGACCTTTACCCCCGTAGACACGTCAAAACCCGGCATTTTTGTATGCGGCGCCTTCCAGGGGCCCAAGGATATTCCCCAGGCGGTGGTGGATTCCAGTGCCGCCGCGGCCGCGGCCGGGGAAATTCTCAGCACGGCCCGCAACACCCGGACCAAATCCAAGGAGTCGGTCCCCCAGACCAACGTGGTGGGAGACCGGCCGAGAATCGGCGTGTTTGTCTGCCGGTGCGGCTCCAATATCGGCGGCGTGATCGACGTGCCCTCGGTGGCGGCCTATGCGGCGACACTTCCCTACGTGGAGTTTGCCACGGATAACATGTACTCGTGCAGCCAGGACGCGCAGTCGGGCCTGGCGGATCTGATCCGGGACAAGAACCTGAACCGCATTGTCGTGGCCGCCTGCACGCCCAAGACCCATGAGCCTCTGTTCCAGGAAACCCTGCTCGATGCCGGTCTGAACAAATACCTGTTTGAAATGACCAATATCCGTAATCATGACTCCTGGGTCCACAAGAACAATCCCCAGGTGGCCACCGAAAAGGCCAAGGACCTGGTCCGCATGGCGGTTTGCAAGGTGGCGCTGATGAAACCCCTCAAGGAAGCCCAGCTGGAGGTAAACCCGGTCGCCCTGGTGGTCGGCGGCGGCATCTCCGGCATGGTCACCGCCCGCAGTCTGTCCGGCCAGGGGTATGAGACCCACCTGGTGGAAAAGGAGGGCCGGCTCGGCGGCCAGGCGCTGAATCTTTACAAAACCATTCAGGATGAGGATATCCAGAAGAACCTGGCGGCCATGATCGACGACGTCAGGCGGGATGATAAAATCCACGTTCATCTGAATTCGAAGATCGTCAACGTCAACGGCTTTGTCGGCAACTTCGAAACGATGATCGAGGCGTCGGACAAGGGCCAGGAGACCATCAAGCACGGCGTGGCGATTCTGGCCACGGGCGGCGCCCCCCTCCAGACGGAAGAATACGGCCTCGGCCGGGACGATCGGATCGTCTCCACTTTCGGCCTGGATAAAAAACTGATGGATCACGATCCGTCCCTGAAAAAGATCGGAACGGCCGCTTTTATCCAGTGCGTCGGTTCCCGGGAACCCAACCGGCCTTACTGCAGCCGGGTCTGCTGCACCCACTCCATCCACAACGCCCTGGAACTGAAAAAGCTCAATCCGGACATGGGTGTTTATATCCTCTACCGGGATATCCGTACTTACGGCGAGCGCGAATATCTTTATAAGGAAGCCCGGAAAGCCGGCGTCATCTTCATCCGCTATTCCTTGGAAAACAAACCCCAGGTAACGGCGGACGATAAGATCCGTATCCGGGTGACCGATCATGTTCTCGGGCTGCCGGTCGAGATCGAGGCCGATCTGTTGACCCTGGCCACCGCCATCGTCCCCAGCGACAACGAGAAACTGGCCGGCTTCTTCAAGGTACCCCTCAATGACGACGGATTGTTCGTTGAAAAACACGCCAAGCTGGGGCCATCGGAGTTCGCCACCGACGGCGTTTATCTCTGCGGCCTGGCCCATTATCCCAAACCCATCGATGAATCCATTGCCCAGAGCAAGGCGGCGGCCTCGCGGGCGGTGACCCTGCTGTCGCAGAAGGTCGTTTTCGCTTCGGGGACCGTGGCCGAAGTCAACCCGGCCGTGTGCAGCGCCTGCGGCGTGTGCGTTTCCATCTGCCCCTACTCGGCGCCGTCGTTTATTCCGGCCGACGCCCGGTTCTTTGCCGGCAAGGCCCAGATCAATCCGGTGCTGTGCAAGGGGTGCGGACTCTGCGTCGCCTCCTGCCGTTCCGGCGCCATTGCCTTAAACGGGTTTGACAACGACCAGATTTTCGCTCAGATTTTCGCCTTGAAAGAGGCGGGTTAG
- a CDS encoding NADH-ubiquinone oxidoreductase-F iron-sulfur binding region domain-containing protein encodes MAKLKSRDELEKLRSSLQGERQSGKKKLVSLCAGSGCAAYGTAKVHKAFVDEIAKAGLQDEVEIKLSGCHGFCEKGPIVVIHPEGIFYPKVKEENIPDIVEKTIKNGELVDALIYKDPVSKQKITIEHDIPFYKFQERLIFGNNGMIDPTSIEDYIATGGYRGLAKALFDFEPKGIIEEVVKSGLRGRGGGGFPTGIKWKTCAKHHGDRYVICNADEGDPGAYMDRSLLEGNPHSVLEGMIIGAKGIGSSAGYVYVRHEYPLAVTNLTIAIEKARELGLLGKNILGSGFDFDVSISRGGGAFVCGESTALMASLEGKPGRPRAKYVHTVEKGFRESPSCLNNVETWANVPLIIEKGADWYASIGTAKSKGTKIFSLVGKVVNTGLVEVPMGTSLRKILYDIGGGIPKKKKFKAVQTGGPSGGCIPEQFLDMGVDFDELTKIGSIMGSGGMIVMDQDTCMVDVARYFLDFLKEESCGQCNPCREGIKQMLNILTDICAGNGKEGDVELLEELGAMVQKFSLCGLGTSAPNPVLTTIHYFRDEYEAHIRDKKCPAGVCKPLFHYEIDADACTGCTTCAKKCPQAAITGEKKKPHQLDQSKCIKCGICYEACKFDAIVIR; translated from the coding sequence ATGGCGAAGTTAAAGAGCAGAGATGAACTGGAGAAGTTAAGAAGCTCGCTTCAAGGTGAAAGACAGAGCGGTAAGAAAAAGCTGGTTTCGCTTTGCGCTGGTTCGGGATGTGCGGCCTATGGAACGGCAAAGGTCCATAAAGCTTTTGTCGACGAGATCGCAAAGGCCGGTTTGCAGGATGAGGTTGAGATCAAACTTTCCGGTTGCCATGGGTTCTGCGAGAAGGGACCAATTGTGGTGATCCATCCGGAAGGCATCTTCTATCCCAAGGTCAAGGAAGAGAATATCCCGGACATTGTCGAGAAAACGATTAAAAACGGGGAACTGGTTGATGCCCTGATTTATAAGGATCCGGTCTCTAAGCAGAAGATTACCATTGAGCATGATATCCCTTTCTATAAATTTCAGGAACGGTTGATTTTCGGCAACAACGGCATGATCGACCCCACCAGTATTGAAGATTATATCGCGACCGGAGGCTACCGGGGTCTGGCCAAAGCCCTTTTTGATTTTGAGCCAAAAGGGATCATTGAGGAAGTCGTCAAGTCCGGGCTGCGGGGACGGGGCGGCGGCGGGTTCCCGACCGGTATTAAATGGAAAACATGCGCCAAGCATCATGGCGATCGTTATGTAATTTGTAATGCCGATGAAGGCGATCCCGGTGCTTATATGGACCGCAGTCTTCTTGAAGGCAATCCGCACAGTGTTCTGGAAGGCATGATCATCGGGGCAAAGGGTATTGGCTCATCGGCGGGATACGTTTATGTCCGGCACGAATATCCGCTGGCGGTAACGAACCTTACCATTGCCATCGAGAAGGCCAGGGAACTCGGCCTCCTCGGGAAGAACATCCTGGGCTCGGGATTTGATTTCGATGTTTCCATCAGTCGCGGTGGCGGCGCCTTTGTATGCGGGGAATCAACGGCCCTGATGGCTTCGCTGGAAGGCAAGCCGGGGAGGCCCAGGGCCAAATACGTGCATACAGTTGAGAAGGGCTTCAGAGAGAGCCCATCCTGTCTGAATAACGTTGAGACATGGGCCAATGTTCCGCTTATCATCGAGAAGGGGGCTGACTGGTACGCCTCCATCGGTACGGCCAAGAGCAAGGGCACCAAGATTTTTTCTCTGGTGGGAAAAGTGGTTAACACCGGTCTGGTTGAAGTGCCCATGGGTACCTCATTGCGGAAGATTCTTTACGATATCGGCGGCGGAATTCCCAAGAAGAAAAAGTTCAAGGCGGTTCAGACCGGTGGGCCTTCCGGCGGTTGCATACCGGAACAGTTCCTGGACATGGGGGTCGATTTTGACGAGCTGACTAAAATAGGCTCCATCATGGGCTCCGGCGGCATGATCGTCATGGATCAGGACACCTGCATGGTGGACGTGGCCCGCTATTTTCTGGATTTTCTCAAAGAAGAGTCCTGCGGCCAATGCAACCCCTGCCGGGAAGGCATCAAGCAGATGCTCAATATCCTGACCGACATCTGCGCCGGCAACGGGAAAGAGGGCGATGTCGAACTGCTGGAGGAGTTGGGGGCCATGGTCCAGAAATTTTCCTTATGCGGACTGGGGACATCGGCGCCGAACCCCGTTCTGACGACGATTCATTATTTCCGGGATGAGTATGAAGCCCATATCCGGGATAAAAAATGTCCGGCCGGCGTGTGCAAGCCGCTGTTCCATTATGAAATCGACGCGGACGCCTGCACCGGATGCACTACCTGCGCCAAAAAATGCCCCCAGGCGGCGATTACCGGCGAGAAAAAGAAACCGCACCAGCTTGATCAGAGCAAGTGCATCAAGTGCGGAATCTGTTACGAGGCCTGCAAGTTTGACGCTATTGTCATTCGATAG
- a CDS encoding NAD(P)H-dependent oxidoreductase subunit E, whose amino-acid sequence MSEKETVRIDWAEVDNIISKYRGDKEALLMVMQDISELYNYVPVEVIPVLVEKLGVKESLVYSVATFYKTISLKPRGKYIVSVCTGTACHVRGAEKIKDALKDKLDIVEGQTTQDRLFTLESVRCIGCCASGPVITVNKEMYGGLDRSSVIETIEQYKKQHAS is encoded by the coding sequence ATGAGTGAAAAAGAGACAGTCCGTATCGACTGGGCCGAAGTAGACAACATTATTTCCAAATACCGGGGAGACAAAGAGGCCTTGTTGATGGTCATGCAGGATATCAGCGAGCTGTATAATTATGTTCCGGTTGAAGTTATCCCCGTTCTGGTTGAAAAACTTGGCGTCAAGGAAAGCCTTGTTTATAGCGTAGCGACTTTCTACAAGACAATATCTCTCAAACCTCGTGGAAAATATATTGTCAGCGTTTGTACCGGTACGGCATGTCATGTCCGGGGCGCGGAAAAGATCAAGGACGCGCTGAAGGACAAACTGGATATCGTGGAAGGGCAGACGACCCAAGACAGGCTTTTTACGCTGGAATCCGTCCGCTGTATCGGGTGCTGCGCATCAGGCCCTGTCATTACCGTCAACAAAGAGATGTATGGCGGTTTAGATCGTTCCAGTGTCATAGAAACAATCGAGCAGTACAAAAAACAGCATGCCTCTTAG